A region from the Bacillus sp. Marseille-P3661 genome encodes:
- a CDS encoding uracil/xanthine transporter: MNKHVSLTMFSSVQWLLFIFANTVVVPISIANVFEISPETTEMMLRSSFIFTGLACMFQGWAGHRFPLMEGHSGLLWGVILNLGLSASSMGMSLSVIGGGITTGILIACLIMFILAVCNGINLLRTVFTPMVMTVYLFLLTFQLIFIFFKGMIPLTEQGTIDVPISIFSIGVVVLVMALKLKGSKNISNFSILIGLVIGWVFYELFFSDGTQKVGQAIESSFSLFPLGQPNFEYGIVIVTCLTVLLNLSNTMVSIQEGGNLLKEESSNKRIRNSIFVTTFFTALGSGFGLVPYTPFTSSIGFLQSTRIFERMPFIIGGCLLSIMGLIPVFGSFLVTMPISVGNAVLFVAYLQLFGTAFGSLNGKTFNSNTIFRLAVPVLTGMCLMNISPTVFTNLPILIQPFFANGLIMGVMISIILEKIVNWRVYEKIELRN, from the coding sequence ATGAACAAGCATGTATCATTGACAATGTTTTCATCTGTACAATGGCTATTATTTATTTTTGCTAATACAGTCGTTGTTCCAATCTCAATTGCAAATGTGTTCGAAATAAGTCCTGAGACAACTGAAATGATGCTGAGAAGCTCTTTTATTTTTACTGGCTTGGCCTGTATGTTTCAGGGATGGGCAGGTCATAGGTTCCCTTTAATGGAGGGGCATTCGGGTCTATTATGGGGCGTGATCTTAAATTTAGGACTGTCCGCCTCTTCAATGGGAATGAGTCTATCAGTAATTGGTGGAGGCATCACAACAGGGATCTTAATTGCCTGTTTGATTATGTTTATCTTGGCGGTATGTAATGGAATAAATCTATTACGAACAGTGTTTACCCCTATGGTGATGACTGTATACCTTTTTCTATTAACCTTTCAGCTAATCTTTATCTTTTTTAAAGGAATGATTCCTTTAACAGAGCAGGGTACAATCGACGTTCCGATAAGTATATTTTCAATTGGAGTAGTAGTTCTAGTCATGGCTTTAAAGTTAAAAGGAAGTAAAAACATAAGTAATTTTTCTATATTGATTGGCTTAGTAATTGGTTGGGTATTTTATGAACTTTTTTTCTCTGATGGTACCCAAAAGGTTGGACAGGCTATAGAATCTAGCTTTTCATTATTTCCATTAGGACAACCAAATTTTGAATACGGGATTGTGATTGTAACGTGTTTAACTGTGCTTTTAAATTTAAGTAATACTATGGTTTCTATTCAAGAAGGAGGAAATCTCTTAAAAGAAGAGAGTTCTAATAAACGTATTAGAAATTCAATATTTGTTACTACGTTTTTTACTGCGTTAGGTTCTGGGTTCGGATTGGTACCTTATACACCATTCACGTCTTCGATTGGATTCTTGCAGAGCACAAGAATATTCGAACGTATGCCTTTTATCATAGGTGGATGTTTATTATCAATAATGGGCCTAATACCTGTATTCGGTTCATTTCTTGTAACAATGCCTATTTCAGTGGGGAATGCCGTTTTGTTTGTTGCCTATCTACAGTTATTTGGCACAGCCTTTGGCAGCTTGAATGGAAAAACTTTTAATTCAAATACTATTTTTCGTTTAGCGGTACCTGTGTTAACAGGGATGTGTTTAATGAATATTTCTCCAACTGTATTTACGAATCTGCCTATCCTGATTCAACCTTTTTTTGCAAATGGTTTGATTATGGGAGTTATGATTTCGATTATTTTAGAAAAAATAGTCAATTGGAGAGTATATGAAAAAATTGAATTACGAAATTAG
- a CDS encoding transglycosylase domain-containing protein, translating into MSGETYKYRKERKQAEKSSPNKVPKKGSLLKKLIIVCLVVGLLSTGAGAITFASIISSSPELDSAKLVDPLSTKFYDMNGNFIYEYGKEKRTKISYDQLPTLLEQAFIATEDSRFYDHNGIDIKRTAKAIFVNITGDFGSQGGSTITQQVIKNSFLTPEKTIKRKIQEWDLAHELEKEYSKQDILMMYLNKIYLGNRSYGVAAAAKNYYGLDVENLNKLTLAQAAMIAGLTQSPNNYDPTKPENIESATKRRNTVLSLMNRHGYITEEQMETAKQVPVTEGLVQQKGLQGMPFESFLDAAVKEVMKIVNDVDVSKDGLKIYTTMDPEAQEFAEKMLNTNEIITYPDENFQGAFIFLDTQNGEVRAVGSGRNDYEAEFLGNNFAIDMQRQPGSTFKPIFDYGPAIEHLKWSTGHLIHDQQTTYSTGESISNWDHKYHGILTIRKALQYSYNIPALLTLREVGMEKAKAFSEQLGISYSNNKVYESYSIGSNSVNPLAMAGAYSAFGNGGVYNQPRFVQKVVFPDGREINFAKQPKRVMEDYTAYMVTDMLRTVVDEGTGKTANVPSLDVAGKTGTTNFDESTKSKFGYPDNATNDSWFVGYTPQYTMAVWTGYSQNGTGNYMSSNTTKISHHMFKTMMETFGTDTSNFAQPSSVYSFNNELYIKGVDSAEVPIIPSIFNEKIDSKDDRKNAKGLEKLMEKYKQGKWKEREKDKDKDKDKDKDKGKGRDKGRDDD; encoded by the coding sequence ATGTCAGGAGAAACTTATAAATATCGTAAAGAACGAAAACAAGCCGAAAAATCCAGCCCAAATAAAGTACCTAAAAAAGGGTCCTTGTTAAAAAAATTAATAATTGTTTGTTTGGTGGTGGGGCTACTATCAACTGGAGCGGGGGCAATTACGTTTGCTTCTATTATTAGTAGCTCACCTGAATTAGATTCTGCTAAACTGGTGGATCCGTTGTCAACAAAATTTTATGATATGAATGGAAACTTCATCTATGAATATGGCAAAGAAAAGCGAACGAAAATTTCGTATGACCAGCTCCCAACTTTGTTGGAACAAGCGTTTATAGCCACGGAAGATTCCCGATTTTATGACCATAACGGTATTGACATAAAAAGGACTGCCAAAGCGATCTTTGTAAATATTACAGGTGACTTTGGGTCACAAGGTGGCAGTACCATCACACAACAAGTAATAAAAAACTCATTTTTAACACCAGAAAAAACTATTAAACGAAAAATACAAGAATGGGACTTGGCGCATGAGTTGGAGAAGGAGTACTCCAAACAGGATATATTAATGATGTATTTAAATAAAATATATCTTGGTAATCGTTCTTATGGAGTAGCGGCTGCTGCGAAGAATTACTATGGTCTTGATGTAGAAAATTTAAATAAGTTGACCCTTGCGCAAGCGGCCATGATCGCTGGATTGACACAAAGTCCAAATAATTATGATCCGACCAAACCGGAGAACATCGAATCAGCTACCAAACGACGGAATACAGTCCTTAGTTTGATGAATAGACATGGTTATATAACAGAAGAGCAAATGGAGACAGCTAAACAAGTCCCAGTTACAGAAGGCCTGGTACAACAAAAGGGCTTGCAAGGTATGCCTTTTGAATCGTTTTTAGATGCCGCGGTAAAAGAGGTTATGAAAATTGTGAATGATGTTGATGTTAGCAAAGATGGATTAAAGATTTATACAACAATGGATCCCGAAGCGCAGGAGTTTGCAGAAAAAATGTTGAACACAAATGAAATCATTACCTACCCAGATGAGAACTTTCAGGGGGCGTTTATCTTTTTAGATACCCAAAATGGTGAAGTTAGGGCTGTGGGTAGCGGTAGAAATGACTATGAAGCAGAGTTTTTGGGAAACAACTTTGCGATTGATATGCAACGTCAACCTGGCTCAACCTTTAAGCCGATTTTTGATTATGGTCCAGCAATTGAGCATTTAAAATGGTCTACCGGCCATTTAATTCATGACCAACAAACAACATATTCAACTGGTGAATCTATCTCGAACTGGGATCATAAATATCATGGTATCTTGACAATACGAAAAGCGCTACAATACTCATATAATATTCCAGCTCTCCTTACATTAAGAGAGGTTGGGATGGAAAAGGCTAAGGCGTTTTCAGAACAGCTCGGTATTTCTTATTCAAATAACAAGGTATATGAATCATATTCGATAGGAAGTAACAGCGTTAATCCTTTAGCCATGGCTGGGGCTTACAGCGCTTTTGGCAATGGCGGAGTCTACAATCAACCACGTTTTGTTCAAAAAGTTGTTTTTCCGGACGGAAGAGAAATCAATTTTGCTAAGCAACCTAAACGAGTGATGGAAGATTACACCGCTTATATGGTGACGGATATGCTGCGCACTGTTGTCGATGAAGGCACAGGAAAAACAGCTAACGTACCTAGCCTAGATGTAGCTGGAAAAACCGGGACAACCAATTTTGATGAAAGTACGAAGTCTAAATTTGGCTACCCAGATAATGCGACAAACGATAGCTGGTTCGTAGGTTATACACCACAATATACTATGGCTGTTTGGACCGGTTATTCACAAAATGGTACAGGTAATTATATGTCAAGTAATACGACGAAAATTTCACATCATATGTTTAAAACGATGATGGAAACATTCGGAACAGATACATCCAATTTCGCACAACCAAGCAGTGTTTATAGTTTCAATAATGAACTCTATATAAAAGGTGTTGATTCCGCAGAAGTGCCGATAATCCCAAGCATTTTTAATGAAAAAATAGACTCAAAAGATGATAGGAAAAATGCTAAAGGATTAGAAAAACTTATGGAAAAATATAAACAAGGAAAGTGGAAAGAAAGAGAAAAAGATAAAGATAAAGATAAAGATAAAGATAAAGATAAAGGAAAAGGAAGAGATAAAGGAAGGGATGATGATTGA
- a CDS encoding FAD-dependent oxidoreductase, translating into MPNKVYTDGKLPESPKSYWRDSVVVPEFPCLEKDVKVDVVIVGGGITGLTSAYLLVNEGLKVAVLEAGKLLNGTTGHTTAKITAQHDLIYDEFLQNLGRSTARLYYEANIDALNFIKNTVEQHQIDCDFSMQDAYIYANTVQYIKKIEKEAAAYKTLGIDGGLVNTIPINVDMKKAIVMKNQAQFHPLKYLAQLVQIITEKGGLIFEHTTAVNVETGEEPTVLTREGVRVTGKHVLACSHFPFYEGMGFYSTRMYASRSYVLAVKTKERFPGGMYLSADQPTRSLRSVMINGEEMVLIGGESHKTGQGKDTMEHYQALESFSEQTVDHEEVMYRWSAQDLVTLDKLPYIGEITSGQPNILVATGYRKWGMTNGTAAALLFRDMILGKKSAYQGLYSPSRFYADPSLKNFLVANADVVKHLIKGKLEMPYKHVDDLSNGEGAVITVNGHRKGAYRDEEGTVHIVDTTCTHVGCEVEWNNGDRSWDCPCHGSRFSYTGEVLEGPAEKPLLKYDFTMLDVLTSEDSGY; encoded by the coding sequence ATGCCCAATAAAGTTTATACTGATGGGAAATTACCAGAGTCACCAAAGTCATATTGGAGAGATTCCGTTGTTGTACCTGAGTTTCCCTGTTTAGAAAAAGATGTCAAAGTTGATGTGGTGATTGTAGGTGGTGGTATTACTGGTCTTACCTCAGCTTACCTGCTGGTAAATGAAGGTTTGAAGGTCGCTGTGTTAGAGGCTGGAAAATTGTTGAATGGCACGACAGGACATACGACAGCAAAAATCACCGCCCAGCATGATTTGATTTACGATGAATTTCTTCAAAATTTAGGTAGAAGTACGGCAAGATTGTATTATGAAGCTAATATAGATGCATTGAATTTTATAAAAAATACAGTAGAGCAGCATCAAATCGATTGTGATTTTAGTATGCAGGACGCATATATTTACGCCAATACTGTTCAGTATATTAAGAAGATTGAAAAGGAAGCAGCGGCATATAAAACACTCGGTATAGATGGTGGCCTGGTGAATACTATACCGATTAACGTAGATATGAAAAAGGCAATTGTCATGAAAAATCAAGCGCAGTTTCATCCTCTTAAATATCTAGCCCAGCTCGTTCAGATCATTACGGAAAAAGGCGGCTTGATTTTTGAACATACGACCGCAGTGAATGTAGAAACCGGTGAGGAACCAACTGTCCTTACGCGTGAAGGAGTACGCGTCACAGGGAAACATGTACTTGCTTGCTCGCATTTTCCATTTTATGAAGGTATGGGCTTTTACTCAACAAGGATGTACGCCTCACGTTCGTATGTTCTTGCAGTTAAAACGAAGGAACGTTTTCCAGGTGGAATGTATCTAAGTGCGGATCAGCCAACACGTTCACTTCGTTCTGTTATGATCAACGGTGAGGAAATGGTTTTAATTGGGGGAGAAAGTCATAAGACTGGTCAGGGAAAAGACACAATGGAACATTACCAAGCTTTAGAGTCATTCAGCGAACAGACTGTTGATCATGAAGAAGTTATGTACCGTTGGTCTGCTCAAGACCTTGTAACGTTAGACAAGCTTCCTTATATCGGTGAAATTACGTCTGGACAGCCGAACATTTTGGTTGCGACAGGTTATAGAAAATGGGGCATGACAAACGGAACAGCAGCAGCTCTATTATTTAGAGATATGATATTGGGAAAAAAGAGTGCTTATCAAGGTTTGTATTCACCTTCTAGGTTCTACGCCGATCCAAGCCTAAAAAATTTCCTAGTAGCAAATGCTGATGTGGTAAAACATTTAATTAAAGGAAAACTTGAAATGCCGTATAAACATGTGGACGACTTATCCAACGGTGAGGGTGCTGTAATAACTGTAAATGGTCATCGAAAAGGAGCTTATCGAGATGAAGAGGGAACCGTTCACATTGTAGATACAACTTGCACACATGTTGGTTGCGAAGTGGAGTGGAACAACGGCGATCGTTCTTGGGATTGTCCTTGCCATGGTTCTAGATTTTCCTATACCGGTGAAGTATTGGAGGGCCCCGCAGAAAAACCGTTGTTGAAATATGATTTTACAATGCTTGACGTCCTCACTTCTGAAGATTCCGGTTATTAA
- a CDS encoding MGMT family protein, translating to MTPFTERVIDIIRNIPEGKVMTYGQIAGLAGSPRTARQVVRILHSMSKKYFLPWHRVINAKGRVSIKNDEIYNDQIMKLQIEGVEVTEDGIVDLEKYQWRL from the coding sequence GTGACTCCCTTTACCGAAAGAGTTATCGATATTATTCGTAATATTCCTGAAGGCAAGGTTATGACTTATGGACAGATAGCAGGGCTTGCAGGAAGTCCTAGAACTGCTAGGCAGGTTGTCCGAATTCTCCATTCCATGAGCAAGAAGTATTTCCTACCGTGGCATCGTGTAATTAATGCAAAAGGTCGGGTTTCTATAAAAAATGATGAAATATACAATGATCAGATCATGAAACTTCAAATTGAAGGTGTTGAAGTGACCGAAGATGGTATCGTTGATCTAGAGAAATATCAGTGGAGACTTTGA
- a CDS encoding SpoIIE family protein phosphatase — protein MLQINKKKVNNMVKNKGLFYDKSVFRVIIFASITIIISISLMGYLVYTIAYQETLQKLKHNDLQFISQSISSKIDARINRAKESSLLLASDPQLIDWIKNGEVNKQSEDDVLSKLNSLVEDYDYTKSFIASGFTHHYWTNEKKIIETLSRDDSYDDWFFDALNSNQKIDVNIDYNKQYEETFVWINTLVQNDGQPIAVVGVGLSLNELSKELESFNYGHSSNLWIIDKAGEIYLSNDLTHNGKSIEEYVPMEIKDILLQDSGNEYKLIEYEIESGEMKDLITQKLQSSEDLKLVYQIPRNETMSFIQTVKANTIFAIIISLISIVFIFYFISKRLANPYKRALELNMELDNIVRERTLELSERNEKITDSINYAKRIQRTVLPSQESMEAICNDHFIIYLPRDGVGGDFYWTTKMGDDYLIAVGDCTGHGVPGALMTMLSVSLLNNIAERNESIYKDNPAAILRKMNSTLKETLKQQGKKGITDDGLDIGLCYVKPGKKMIFSGAKLSLYKRDDNGLSEYNGDRKSVGYRRTPFDYQYTNHKIDISDNAFFYLTTDGFIDQNGEDSEFGFGKKRFKELLNKYYHLNLEEQRQKIEIELNVYMKSEPQRDDITFLGFKLN, from the coding sequence TTGCTACAAATAAACAAAAAAAAAGTAAATAACATGGTAAAAAATAAAGGATTATTTTACGATAAGTCAGTTTTTAGGGTTATTATATTTGCAAGTATTACAATTATTATTTCTATTAGTTTAATGGGGTATCTTGTATATACAATTGCTTATCAAGAAACCCTTCAAAAGTTAAAACATAATGACTTGCAGTTCATTTCTCAGTCTATTTCTTCAAAAATAGATGCTCGAATTAATAGGGCCAAGGAATCATCTCTATTACTGGCATCTGATCCCCAGCTTATCGATTGGATAAAAAATGGCGAAGTGAATAAGCAAAGTGAGGATGATGTACTCTCAAAATTAAATTCATTAGTTGAGGACTATGATTATACAAAATCATTTATTGCAAGTGGATTCACTCACCATTATTGGACGAATGAGAAGAAAATAATTGAAACATTATCGAGGGATGATTCGTATGATGATTGGTTTTTCGATGCTTTAAACTCCAATCAAAAGATTGATGTTAACATTGACTATAATAAACAATACGAAGAAACCTTTGTGTGGATTAATACATTAGTTCAAAACGATGGTCAACCTATAGCTGTGGTCGGGGTGGGGCTTAGTTTAAATGAACTATCAAAAGAGCTAGAAAGCTTTAACTATGGTCATAGTAGTAATTTATGGATTATTGATAAAGCTGGGGAAATATACCTCTCTAATGATTTAACTCATAATGGGAAGTCGATTGAAGAATATGTTCCAATGGAAATAAAAGATATTTTACTTCAGGATAGCGGTAATGAGTATAAATTAATCGAATATGAAATTGAGTCAGGAGAAATGAAAGATTTAATAACTCAGAAACTTCAATCCTCAGAAGATCTTAAGTTAGTATATCAAATACCAAGAAATGAAACGATGTCATTTATCCAAACCGTTAAGGCGAACACCATTTTTGCAATCATCATTTCACTTATATCTATAGTCTTCATTTTTTACTTTATTTCTAAGCGGCTGGCAAATCCATATAAAAGAGCGCTTGAATTAAATATGGAGCTCGATAATATCGTCAGAGAAAGAACACTTGAATTAAGTGAAAGAAATGAAAAAATAACAGATAGTATTAACTATGCAAAACGTATTCAACGGACGGTTTTGCCTTCTCAGGAATCGATGGAAGCAATTTGTAATGATCATTTCATCATTTATCTTCCGAGAGATGGTGTAGGAGGGGACTTCTATTGGACTACCAAAATGGGGGATGATTATTTAATAGCAGTAGGGGATTGCACGGGTCATGGGGTACCAGGAGCACTAATGACTATGCTTTCAGTCTCGCTACTAAATAATATTGCGGAACGAAATGAAAGTATTTATAAAGATAATCCTGCAGCAATCTTACGTAAAATGAATTCTACCTTAAAAGAAACATTAAAACAGCAGGGAAAAAAAGGTATAACAGATGATGGGCTTGACATTGGATTATGTTATGTGAAACCAGGAAAAAAAATGATCTTCTCAGGAGCAAAGCTTTCGTTATATAAGCGAGACGATAATGGATTAAGTGAATATAATGGGGATCGAAAAAGTGTTGGATATAGAAGAACACCATTTGATTACCAATACACTAATCATAAAATAGATATAAGTGATAATGCATTTTTTTACTTAACAACAGATGGATTTATCGATCAGAATGGAGAAGATTCAGAGTTTGGTTTTGGGAAAAAAAGATTTAAAGAATTGCTTAACAAATACTATCACCTGAATTTAGAAGAACAAAGACAAAAAATTGAGATAGAATTAAATGTTTATATGAAAAGCGAGCCACAAAGAGATGATATTACATTTCTAGGATTTAAATTAAACTAG
- a CDS encoding TatD family hydrolase — translation MKMIDAHIHLDRYTNKEIDFMLEDSDELIALVSVSYDLESCKRNLYLQSEFPQVKAAFGFHPEQSLPTENEIMILINWMIQHRTEMIAVGEVGLPYYLRKNQEVTQQQYDLYIEYLETFMKVATTYDKPIVLHAVYDDAPIVCDLLEKHSVKKAQFHWFKGDEKTVHRMIENGYYISVTPEVVYREKIQKLVYNYPIEQLMIETDGPWQFEGPFSGRRTNPKMMKESIRKIAKIKNHSESEVAEKLLANTKSFYKM, via the coding sequence ATGAAAATGATTGATGCCCATATTCATTTAGACCGATATACAAATAAAGAAATTGACTTTATGTTAGAAGATTCAGACGAACTTATAGCTTTAGTATCTGTTTCATATGACCTTGAATCATGTAAGCGAAATCTATATTTGCAATCTGAATTTCCTCAGGTAAAGGCAGCATTTGGATTTCATCCGGAGCAAAGTTTGCCAACTGAAAATGAGATTATGATATTAATTAATTGGATGATTCAACATAGAACTGAAATGATTGCTGTTGGCGAGGTTGGGTTACCGTACTATTTAAGAAAAAATCAAGAAGTAACGCAGCAGCAGTATGATCTTTATATAGAGTATCTTGAGACATTCATGAAAGTGGCGACTACATATGACAAGCCCATAGTTTTGCATGCCGTTTATGATGATGCCCCGATTGTTTGTGATCTTTTAGAAAAGCATTCAGTTAAAAAGGCACAATTTCATTGGTTTAAAGGTGATGAAAAGACCGTTCACAGAATGATAGAAAATGGATACTATATTTCAGTTACTCCCGAGGTCGTGTATAGAGAAAAAATTCAGAAGTTAGTCTATAACTACCCAATAGAGCAATTGATGATTGAAACAGATGGTCCATGGCAATTCGAAGGTCCGTTCTCTGGAAGAAGGACCAATCCTAAAATGATGAAGGAATCTATTAGGAAGATAGCCAAAATTAAAAATCACTCCGAATCAGAAGTTGCAGAAAAATTATTAGCTAACACGAAATCATTTTATAAAATGTAA